AAAGCGCAATCATGAATGGTTACACAATTGGATGGGCTTCTGACGTAAGTGAAAAAGGTTTTGCATACCGTAAAGGTGTTGCAATTGTTCCTGAAGCTGACACTAAGAACATGAGCGATTCTGAAATTTCTAAATGGCAAGATATGTCAGACAAGAAAAAGAGCGCTATGCTTTATAGCTTCGAAGGTCCTGGTGCTGAAAAAGTAATTACTCAGGAGATGCGTCAGATTGCATTCGATAACTACACAACAACGGATGATCACGGCATGCATATTGTTGGTATTTCTAAAGATCAAAAAGGTAACAAGTATTTTATTGTAAAAAATTCTTGGGCAGAAAGCAACCCGTATAAAGGGTATTTCTATGCTTCTTTCCCATTCGTAGCATACAAAACAATGTCTTTCATGATTCATAAAGATGCTTTGTCGAAAGAAATGAAAAGTAAATTGGGTTTGTAATAGCCTAATAACTATAATATATAAAACCCGGCCAGTTTGGCCGGGTTTTTGCTTTTCACATATTTCTTGAATAATTATTTTATATGAATACTAATATTCTATATCTTAGTATTTGTTTTTTAACGATAAATGAAAGAAAATCCACTTTTTTAGGGGATTTATAATAACATGAATGTAAAGAAATTAACTATGAAAAAGATTTTTTTAGTTGCAGTAATCTGCATGTTTTCAAGCGCCCTATTTGCACAATTATCTTCTCCTGTGAACTTTGGTTTGCATGCAGGTTTGGTAAGTACAAAAGCAGATACTGACTTTGGTGGTGTTAGCGGAATTAAAGAGAAAGCTGATAATGGTATGATGATTGGAGCATTTCTTAGAATAAACATGAACAAATGGTATTTGCAACCAGAGTTGAATTACGTTTCAAGAAATACTGAAGTGAAAGTTCTTAATGAAACTTATGATTTTAAAACAAAGAGTCTGGATATCCCAATGCTATTAGGATACAAAATTATTAAACTACCAGCTTTTAAATTAAGAGCATTTGCTGGTCCTGTTGCTTCATTTAAGATTGATGATAGTCTAAAAAGTAGTGTAGAAGGAAGACTAGATGGTGATTTTAAAGGTGCTGTTTGGAATGGTAAATTTGGAGCAGGTATCGATGTTTGGAAATTGACATTAGATGTAGATTATGAAGTTGGATTCTCAGATGTTGCGGAAGATTTAAAACAAAACATGGTAAATGTGACCTTAGGATTTAAATTGTTCTAAGATCCATTTTAATGATATTTAAAACTGCTGATTTTGGTCAGCAGTTTTTTTTTGTCAAATTCTTGTATAAGATTGTTTGCAAGTCTTTTTTTGAATTTGGTATATTTACCACCTAAAGCTATAACCATCAAATTCATCGAAATGTCTTTAAGTCCTGATAAAAAAATAGAACTACTTAAGAATTTAGATTTTCTTGCGGAGCAGAATCAGGAAGGCTATCGTTTTTTGAGTGGTATTGTTGATGAGCTTAATGTGAAAAAGGGAGAAACTATTTTTTCAAAAGGAGATTTTGGTGGTGCAGCTTATATTATTAGCAAAGGATCGGTTCAAATTCATGATGAAGGACACGTATTTATTGAACTTGAAGAAGGAAAAAGTTTTGGTGAATTTGCATTTGTAAAATCAGAGGAAAGATCGGCTTCTGCAAGTGCTAAAACCGATTCGGTTTTGCTTAAATGTACCGAAGATCATATTAAACAGTTAGAAAAGGAATTTGGAATTAAAATTATAGACTCCATTCTAATTCCTTTGCAGAATGTTAAAAAGAGAATGATTGTTAAAGATCTTTTGGAGGAGGAATTGACCAAGCAAAAGGCAACAATTGAAAAACAAAGGAAAGAACTTGAGTTGTTGAATGCTACCAAAGACAAATTCTTTTCAATTATTGCTCACGATTTAAAAAATCCATTTGCTTCATTAATTGGAGCTTCCGACTTACTTGTTGATGGTGCCAATGAATTAAGTCAAGAACAAGTAAAGACCTTCTCTGGAATAATTAATCAATCTGCACGACAAGCTTTTCGTTTGTTGGAAAATCTTTTGGATTGGTCTCGTACGCAAACAGGATCCATTGCTTGGAAGCCTAAGCAAGTTGACTTATGGGATTTGGTTAATGAAGTCGTAATTCTTCTTACCGGAAGTGCAGAGAACAAACAAATTGAATTAGAAGCAAAAATTGATGAGGATTTGACCGCTTTTGTTGATCCAAACATGATAAATACTGTTGTTCGAAACTTGGTTTCCAATGCCATTAAATTTACTCCACGTGGAGGCAAAATTCTCGTAGAATCAAAACTGTCTGATGATTTTATTGAAATATCAGTAACAGATAATGGTGTAGGGATTAAGCCTGATAAATTAGATCAATTGTTCCAAATTGGAGAGAGTGTTGTAGGAATTGGAACCGAAAATGAAACAGGAACAGGTTTGGGACTTATTTTGTGTAAGGAATTTGTAGAAAAACACAAAGGCAAATTAAGTGTTGAAAGTGAAGTAAATGTTGGTAGTACCTTTAAATTTACAATCCCATTTTCTACCTCTAAAAAATAACCTCTTAAAACCTTTCACGTAACATCTTTTTGTATATTGGTTTTGAACCTTAATAACCTATTTTAGGGTTTTAATTCTTCCAATTTAAAAAACTTAGTGTATGAGGTTTTTGCAATTCATCATTTTTATAGTATTTATGTTTTGTTCGGTTCACGCATCTGCTGTGGAGCGAAAGAAAATCCTTGTACTGCATTCTTATCATCAAGGCTTACGATGGACCGAGAATGTGAATCATGGTATTCAGAAAGTGATGGATTCAATTGGAGGTAAAGTTGAATTGGATTATGAATATCTTGATACCAAAAGAAATCCTTCAGAAGCCTATTTGAATAAATTAATTGAACTATACGATTTAAAATTACAAGAAGAAAAGTATGATGTAATTATTGTCTCAGATAATAATGCTTTATCCTTCGTTAAAGATCATCGAAGGAAATATTTCCAAAATACGCCTATTGTTTTTTGTGGTATCAATCATTTTAAAGACAAAATGATTGAGGGATTAGATAATATTACCGGAGTTGCCGAAGAGGTAGATTTGGATGGTGTTATTGATTTAATTCTTAAAACAAGACCCGAAACAAAAAGTTTGGTTGTTATAAATGATAATAAAACAACTACTGCAAAACTGAATAAATTATTGATGCTTGATGTTGAAAAGAAACATCAGGATGAACTTGAGTTTATTTATTATGAAGAGTTAGGGATAGATGAATTGATTGGTAATGTCAGAAGCATAAAGGGTGATACATCTATTTTGTTGCTAACCTTTAATAAAGATAAGGAAGGTAAATTCATTAGTTTTCAAGATAATTTAGACTTATTAATTCCTGAAAGTAAGGTGCCAATTTATATTGCTTGGGCATTTTATATTAACAGCGGAGTAATTGGAGGTAAGGTTGTAAGCGGAAGTTTTCATGGGCAAATGGCTGCTCGTATGGTTGCAAAAATACTCAATGGAACACCAATAGATTCTATTCCAATTTATCGAAAACCATTGGATCAGTTTGTGGTTGATTACAATGAAATTCAAAGATTTAATATTGATCAGGATGTTCTTCCAAAAGGAACCTTGTTATTGAATTCTCCAAAATCATTTTATAGTGAGAATAGAGAATGGCTCCATATTTTAGGTGGAATAATTTTATTAGCTAGTATAATAATTATCGTACTCTCGAAAGCCATCATTCGCAGAATAAAAGCAGAACGAGCTTTGATAATTGAACAGAATCGATTGAAAACTTCGGTAAAGCACGAACGATTAATAGGATTAATTGGACGTTTATTAAATGCATCAGAAGATTTTAAGAATGTATTGGATGATGTTTTAAAGTTAATGACAGAGGAATTGAATGTTGCACGAATTAGTTTGTACTCTTTAAAGGATTCGAACGACGCAGCTGTGAAGATCAAGAGTCGAGTTTCCATGAAAGGGAAAAATATTAAAGATGTTGATCAGTTTTATTTTTCGGAGATTGATGAGATTATCAGTCGCGTTAAGATGAACAAAACAATTGTTTCTCCTGATTTGTCGAACCTGAATCCTAAAGAACAAGAATATTATAAAAAAAGGAATATTGGTGCAGTTGTTTTGCTGCCTGTTGTAGTCGAATCGAAAGTGGTTGGACTGATGGGCTTTTCGCAAAATAAAAAGCACCGTTGGTCTCGTGAAGAGGTAAGTATTTTCTTTTCTACTGTAAACATGATTGCAAATGCCTGGGAACGTAATTCATTAATGAACGATAGAATTGAGGCTGAACAGAAAAATGTAGAAGCCTTTAGAATGCTTGAGGAATCGTCTCGATTAGCATCAATTGGAGTCATGGCGGCAGGAATTACACATGAGATAAATCAACCATTAAACGCCATAAAAATTACTGCAGACAGTGTTTTGTTTTGGCAAAAACGAAATCCAGATGCATTACCAGAAATGTTTACGCGTAAGATAAAAACCATTTCGGAGGGTACTTCTCGAATTGATTCCATCATAAAGCACATGAGAACTTTTTGGGAGAAACCTCAATTAACTCATGATGAGACAATTGATATGGTTGAAGGAGTAAAGCGTTCTTTGAACTTGGTGCAAAGGCAAGTGTATGATCATAGTATTGAATTACTTGATGAATTACCGGACGAATCTATTTGCGTTTTGGCCAATTACATTCAGTTTGAGCAAATTGTGGTGAATTTGATTGTGAATTCAATACACTCCTTAGATAAAGTTCAGAAAGATAAAAAACAGATTAAGCTTAAGGTTTATCAGGATTCAAAATATGGAGTGTTGGAGCTTCATGATAATGGTACTGGTATTGAATCGAGTATTAGAGAGAAAATATACGACCCTTTATTTACAACCAAAGGGGAGGATAATGGCAGCGGACTGGGCATGGCAATCGTAAAATCCTTTATAGATAGATTTCAGGGAGAAATATCGGATTATAACAATGATGATGGCGGTGCTAGTTTTGTATTGCGTTTCAAATTGTGTGAAAAATAAAAACATCTAAAGGATGTAATTGTGCCAATAGCTTAATCTAAAAATTAACAGGATTTAAATCAGGAAAATTATATGAAAATTCTTATTGTTGATGATGATGTTTCCAGTGGCTCTGCTGTAGCAGAATTTATTGAAGAACAATTAGCTTATCAAATTCATCTTTGCCATAATGCTGAAGAAGCTTATAATAAGCTTAAGAGCGAAGAGTTTAATATGGTAATTTCTGATATGAGAATGCCTGGAATTTCAGGTTTAGATTTATTGAAAAAAATTAAACTTCTGCCCAATGGTGATAAAATTGAGGTTGTGATCATGACGGGTTTTGGGGATATGGAAACTTCAATTGAGGCATTACGTGGCGGAGCTTACGATTATTTACTTAAACCAGTTAATATTGAGGAATTAGCAATATTAATTGAGCGTGTGGCCGAAAAAATCCAATTAAAAGAAGAAAATCAGGATTTAAAAGAAAATTTTGAACAAACGGTATCCAATGCTAAGATTGAAAAAGCATCGCGAATTCAATATTATGAAACGACTATACGTGAAATTACCAGTGTAGGCAAAATAGGAGTCTTTTCGGATGTAATGAGAGGTGTAGTTCGAATGGCTGAACAATTTCACGAGGATCGTTCTGTGCCCGTTTTAATAGAAGGAGAAACAGGTACTGGAAAGGAAGTAGTCGCTCGTTTGGTGCATTTTGGTAAGGATAGTGATATTACACAACCATTTATTTCAATTAACTGCTCGGCAATATCACCTACGCTGTTTGAAAGTGAACTGTTTGGATACGATGATGGTGCTTTTACTGGTGCGCGAAAAGAGGGTAAACCTGGGAAATTAGAATTGGCGCAGGGCGGCACACTTTTTTTAGATGAAATCGGGGAAATGCCATTGGATATGCAACCAAAATTATTGCGCGTATTGCAACAGCGAGAAATGTATCGTGTTGGCGGCAGCAAACCAATTGAATTAGATGTAAGGGTAATATTTGCAACGAATAGGAATTTGAAGCAGATGGTTGCCGAAAAAACATTTAGGAGTGACTTGTATTATCGATTAAATACCGGAAGATTATACATTCCACCTTTACGAGAACGAAGAGAGGCCATTTTATCTTTTTCTCAAATTTTTCTGGACCAGTATTCTACCAAGCGTGATCGCAAATTTCGGTTTATCAGTAAAGAAGCTAAAGCCATGCTTCAAGAATACAACTGGCCTGGTAACATTAGAGAGCTTAAAAATTCAATTGAAAGAGCAACCTTACTCTTTAACGATTTGGAATTAAAGACAGAACATTTGCGATTTTTACAATCAGATGAAAGTGATTTTGAGCGTAAAGAAATGCCCATTGTGCCTGGTCGAATTGTACTGCCTGATGATGAGTTGAGAATCGAACAATTAGAATTGGAGATTGTTCGCAAGGCCTTAAAGAAATTTGATAATAATAAATCAAAAACTGCTGAATATTTGGGGATTACGAGAAGTGCCTTAAGAAGCAGAATGAATAAATTGTAAGATGGAAAAAACAACTCGTTTAACTTTCGTCTTATCGTGAATATTTTCAGATTTGAGGTGTGGTATTTTTCTACACTTGGGTAATATTTTCCCATGTAAAATTGCTTGTAAAAGTGGTTGAAATGGGACACTTGTTCATTTTTGCGAAAGTCTGATTAAAAACTGTTCAATATTGAACATTACTGATGATTTTGTGATGTGAGTCTTTATTTTTTAATAGGCTGTAAATCAGGCGGTAGCGTTTTGTTTGAAAAATAGTTTTTCCCCTATGTATTTTGGCACTTGTTTTGTTTTTAATGATGCAATGTTTTATTAAAATCAATGGGGTATGGAGGTTAGAATTGATACGCAAGAAAAAAAATTACTTCTACTAGAAAATAGAAGCGAACTTTTGGATTCATTTTTATCGAGTTCCAATAACTTGGGCAATGAATCTTTAAAAGTAGATCACCAACTATTTACCGAAGCTGCAAACAAGAGGAATATTCAGTTTGAATTTATTCGAATGAAAACATGCAAGCTCGATCGAATTTCTTTAGATATTAGCAATGCAAAAAATGCACTCTTAGAAGCGGATTACGCTATAGCTGATTCAGGTCTATTAGTTGTTGATACATTAGATCCGGATGTTTTATTAACTGTCTTCTTAGCAGAAACACTTCATGTTGTTGTTCCAGCTAGCAAAATACTTCATTCGATGGATGACTTTGAACTCATTACAGGTAAGCCTGCGAGTATTATAGGGAGAGGAATAGCAAGCTTATCAGGCTCTAAAAATCGAAACTATACTATGACACGCACGATGGTGTACGTATTAGATGATATTTAAAAATAATACAACACAAAAATAGCTCTTCCCAATTTTGTTTGTCTCTTCGCAAATTGATTAAAAACAGAAATGGGATGTGCTGTTATGCGTAATTTTTTCTCTTATAAAACCTTCTCAAGTAATGGCAAGTTTACGATCAAACTTTGTTATTCTCTTTCTTCGAAAATAAATTCTCCTTTTTCTTCTGTAGCATAAATTCCCCACTCTGAAATTGCTTCCAGAACAGGAAGCAAACTCTTGCTAAAATCAGTAAGTGAATATTCAACCTTTAAGGGTGGCTTTTTAGTGTATACCTTTCGTGATATTAGATCATCCTTCTCCAATTGTTTTAATTGTAGGCTAAGTGTGCGTTCTGTAATTGTTGGTATTTCTTTTCTTAATTCGTTGTACCGTTTTGTACCATCCATCAAGTGCATTAAAATAACGCTTTTCCATTTTCCTCCAATTAATTCCATGGCGGCACTTGTTGGGCACGGAAATAATTTTTCGTGGAGCTTTATCATGGGTCTTTTCTTACATATCTCTTTTTTATCCATTGCAAAATATCATTTATTCTGATTCTACAGTTTATTGATACTAAACTATACTTTTTATAGTTTTATTTTTGATTTAAATATCAATAGGATAGGGCATTATAAAATTTTATTTATACTATCCATTTTGACCGTTATTGTGAGATATTAAAACTATACATATTTTTGTCACTATACAAATGATAGTATCTATTAAAATGATGAATAAACTTAATTAAATATCCTTAACATTTTGTTACAGAATTGAAAAGCCTATTTATCTATACTTGCAGAGGCAAAAAAAAGATATAAAAAGTTAAAAATATAAAAGATGAAAGCAGTAAAAGAAGAAATTTTAAAAGCACATGCATACAGACGTGCAATTAAAGAGTTTGAAGTAGATCAGAAAATTTCCGAAGAGGATTTTAATTTTATCCTTGAGGTTGGAAGACGTTCTCCTAGTTCTTTTGGATGGGAACCATGGAAGTTTATTGTAATTCAAAACATGGAGTTACGCGAGAAATTAATGGAGCCAAGTTGGGGAGCACAAAAGCAATTGCCATCAGCTAGCCACTTTGTGATACTGTTGGCCAGAAAAGGTGACGAAATGCGTGTAGGATCAGATTATTTAAGTTACAAATCTAAAGAAGTAGATAAGTTGCCCGCTGATATTGAGGAAATGAAGCTAGGTTTTTTTAAAGGATTTATGGAAAATGAATTTGATTTAACTGATGATCGTAAGATATTTGATTGGGCTTGCAAACAAGTTTATTTACCATTTGCAAATATGATGACCGCAGCAGCACAAATAGGAATAGATTCTTGTCCTATTGAAGGTTTCGATAGAACAAAAGTTGAAGAAATATTGGCTTTGGAAAGTGTTGTAGATACAAATAAATTTGGAGTAGCTGCAATGCTTGCATTTGGCTACAAAAAAGAAGATTCACCATTTCCGCAATCTCGTTTTCCAATGGAAGAGGTCGTGGAGTGGGTTAAATAAATAGTTTTTTTAAAAATCGGATAGCACGGGATAACTTCTCGTGCTTTTTTTGTTTTTAGATAGAACTGATTGTAAATTTGTTCTACCTTATATAATACCTCAACACCATACAATGACTAATTTTAGTAATGACGAACATACTTTAAAGAGCAAACCATCATCTAAGGAATTTCAATCGGGGAACGTGATTTTAATCGCTGCCTCGCACATGTTACATGATATTTACTCTTCTTTTTTGGCATCGCTTCGTCCTTTACTGATCGAGAAATTTGGAATAACGCTGGCCTTAGCATCAATATGGGATTTAATAATGCGTGTGCCGTGGTTTTTAAATCCATTAATTGGAATAATTGCTGAACGAACAGCACCAAGATATTTTATTATTCTTACACCGGCAATAACAGCTATTGCCATGAGTCTTTTGGGTGTAGCTCCTTCCTTTACAATTATCTGCATTTTGCTTTTTACAATGGGAATAAGCAGTGCCGTATTTCATGTGCCAGCGCCAACAATGGTAAAAAGATTATCGGGAAACCACACTGGACGAGGGATGAGTTATTTTATGTTTGGAGGAGAATTGGCAAGAACTGCTGGCCCTTTAATTATCACAGCTTCCGTGTCATATTGG
This window of the Labilibaculum sp. DW002 genome carries:
- a CDS encoding porin family protein, producing the protein MKKIFLVAVICMFSSALFAQLSSPVNFGLHAGLVSTKADTDFGGVSGIKEKADNGMMIGAFLRINMNKWYLQPELNYVSRNTEVKVLNETYDFKTKSLDIPMLLGYKIIKLPAFKLRAFAGPVASFKIDDSLKSSVEGRLDGDFKGAVWNGKFGAGIDVWKLTLDVDYEVGFSDVAEDLKQNMVNVTLGFKLF
- a CDS encoding ATP-binding protein: MSLSPDKKIELLKNLDFLAEQNQEGYRFLSGIVDELNVKKGETIFSKGDFGGAAYIISKGSVQIHDEGHVFIELEEGKSFGEFAFVKSEERSASASAKTDSVLLKCTEDHIKQLEKEFGIKIIDSILIPLQNVKKRMIVKDLLEEELTKQKATIEKQRKELELLNATKDKFFSIIAHDLKNPFASLIGASDLLVDGANELSQEQVKTFSGIINQSARQAFRLLENLLDWSRTQTGSIAWKPKQVDLWDLVNEVVILLTGSAENKQIELEAKIDEDLTAFVDPNMINTVVRNLVSNAIKFTPRGGKILVESKLSDDFIEISVTDNGVGIKPDKLDQLFQIGESVVGIGTENETGTGLGLILCKEFVEKHKGKLSVESEVNVGSTFKFTIPFSTSKK
- a CDS encoding ABC transporter substrate binding protein, translated to MRFLQFIIFIVFMFCSVHASAVERKKILVLHSYHQGLRWTENVNHGIQKVMDSIGGKVELDYEYLDTKRNPSEAYLNKLIELYDLKLQEEKYDVIIVSDNNALSFVKDHRRKYFQNTPIVFCGINHFKDKMIEGLDNITGVAEEVDLDGVIDLILKTRPETKSLVVINDNKTTTAKLNKLLMLDVEKKHQDELEFIYYEELGIDELIGNVRSIKGDTSILLLTFNKDKEGKFISFQDNLDLLIPESKVPIYIAWAFYINSGVIGGKVVSGSFHGQMAARMVAKILNGTPIDSIPIYRKPLDQFVVDYNEIQRFNIDQDVLPKGTLLLNSPKSFYSENREWLHILGGIILLASIIIIVLSKAIIRRIKAERALIIEQNRLKTSVKHERLIGLIGRLLNASEDFKNVLDDVLKLMTEELNVARISLYSLKDSNDAAVKIKSRVSMKGKNIKDVDQFYFSEIDEIISRVKMNKTIVSPDLSNLNPKEQEYYKKRNIGAVVLLPVVVESKVVGLMGFSQNKKHRWSREEVSIFFSTVNMIANAWERNSLMNDRIEAEQKNVEAFRMLEESSRLASIGVMAAGITHEINQPLNAIKITADSVLFWQKRNPDALPEMFTRKIKTISEGTSRIDSIIKHMRTFWEKPQLTHDETIDMVEGVKRSLNLVQRQVYDHSIELLDELPDESICVLANYIQFEQIVVNLIVNSIHSLDKVQKDKKQIKLKVYQDSKYGVLELHDNGTGIESSIREKIYDPLFTTKGEDNGSGLGMAIVKSFIDRFQGEISDYNNDDGGASFVLRFKLCEK
- a CDS encoding sigma-54-dependent transcriptional regulator, with amino-acid sequence MKILIVDDDVSSGSAVAEFIEEQLAYQIHLCHNAEEAYNKLKSEEFNMVISDMRMPGISGLDLLKKIKLLPNGDKIEVVIMTGFGDMETSIEALRGGAYDYLLKPVNIEELAILIERVAEKIQLKEENQDLKENFEQTVSNAKIEKASRIQYYETTIREITSVGKIGVFSDVMRGVVRMAEQFHEDRSVPVLIEGETGTGKEVVARLVHFGKDSDITQPFISINCSAISPTLFESELFGYDDGAFTGARKEGKPGKLELAQGGTLFLDEIGEMPLDMQPKLLRVLQQREMYRVGGSKPIELDVRVIFATNRNLKQMVAEKTFRSDLYYRLNTGRLYIPPLRERREAILSFSQIFLDQYSTKRDRKFRFISKEAKAMLQEYNWPGNIRELKNSIERATLLFNDLELKTEHLRFLQSDESDFERKEMPIVPGRIVLPDDELRIEQLELEIVRKALKKFDNNKSKTAEYLGITRSALRSRMNKL
- a CDS encoding LUD domain-containing protein — encoded protein: MEVRIDTQEKKLLLLENRSELLDSFLSSSNNLGNESLKVDHQLFTEAANKRNIQFEFIRMKTCKLDRISLDISNAKNALLEADYAIADSGLLVVDTLDPDVLLTVFLAETLHVVVPASKILHSMDDFELITGKPASIIGRGIASLSGSKNRNYTMTRTMVYVLDDI
- a CDS encoding winged helix-turn-helix transcriptional regulator yields the protein MELIGGKWKSVILMHLMDGTKRYNELRKEIPTITERTLSLQLKQLEKDDLISRKVYTKKPPLKVEYSLTDFSKSLLPVLEAISEWGIYATEEKGEFIFEERE
- a CDS encoding NAD(P)H-dependent oxidoreductase; protein product: MKAVKEEILKAHAYRRAIKEFEVDQKISEEDFNFILEVGRRSPSSFGWEPWKFIVIQNMELREKLMEPSWGAQKQLPSASHFVILLARKGDEMRVGSDYLSYKSKEVDKLPADIEEMKLGFFKGFMENEFDLTDDRKIFDWACKQVYLPFANMMTAAAQIGIDSCPIEGFDRTKVEEILALESVVDTNKFGVAAMLAFGYKKEDSPFPQSRFPMEEVVEWVK